A window of Hymenobacter aerilatus contains these coding sequences:
- a CDS encoding glycosyltransferase family 4 protein, whose amino-acid sequence MSALRPLRLLVITYYWPPSGGAGVQRSLKFVKHLPALGVEPTVVTVDPERGAYPVLDESLLAEVPAGVRVLRTDTSEPFGSYKKITRREQIPYGGFANESKTSFTQRLFKFVRGNFFLPDPRRGWNRHALRAAAQLLAQGEQFDAVLTSSPPHSTQLIGLELKKRYGLRWVADMRDPWTDIYYQQELHQTAPARWLDARYERQVLEQADIVLTTSPDTRCLLLGKSKKLTPSKFHVIPNGYDESDFRQLSTPPPDALLITHTGTISETYHVQELLRAVAACAQQYPTVPLRLRFVGKVSEGVRQQVAVAGLADRTEFLPFVPHHESVGYLLRSTALLMAIPDVPNNLGILPGKIFEYLAARKPILCVGPAGSDADEILRQCGAGQAFPYLDYTAMLAYLETLVAQWQTNSNLDLPGNAHTRYSRRALTEQLVKLL is encoded by the coding sequence GTGTCTGCCCTGCGTCCGCTTCGTTTGCTTGTGATTACGTACTACTGGCCGCCTTCGGGTGGGGCCGGCGTGCAGCGGAGTCTGAAGTTTGTGAAGCACCTACCGGCGCTGGGCGTAGAGCCTACCGTGGTGACCGTGGACCCCGAGCGCGGCGCCTACCCCGTGCTGGATGAGTCGCTGCTGGCGGAAGTGCCGGCCGGCGTGCGCGTGCTGCGCACCGATACGTCGGAGCCGTTTGGCAGCTACAAAAAAATCACGCGGCGGGAGCAGATTCCGTATGGCGGCTTTGCCAACGAGAGCAAAACGAGTTTCACGCAACGCCTGTTCAAATTTGTGCGGGGCAACTTCTTCCTACCTGACCCGCGCCGGGGCTGGAACCGCCATGCCCTGCGCGCGGCAGCACAGCTGCTGGCCCAGGGCGAGCAGTTCGACGCGGTACTCACCAGCTCGCCTCCCCACTCCACCCAGCTTATTGGTCTGGAGCTGAAAAAGCGTTACGGTTTGCGCTGGGTGGCCGACATGCGCGACCCGTGGACGGATATTTATTATCAACAGGAGCTGCACCAAACAGCACCCGCCCGCTGGCTCGACGCCCGCTACGAGCGCCAAGTGCTGGAGCAGGCCGATATCGTACTGACTACCAGCCCTGATACGCGCTGCCTGTTGCTGGGCAAATCGAAAAAGCTGACTCCGAGCAAGTTCCACGTCATTCCCAACGGCTACGACGAAAGCGACTTCCGCCAACTTTCTACCCCCCCTCCCGACGCGCTGCTTATTACCCATACCGGTACTATTTCGGAAACCTACCACGTGCAGGAGCTGCTGCGCGCCGTGGCCGCGTGCGCGCAGCAGTATCCGACGGTGCCCTTGCGGCTGCGCTTTGTGGGCAAGGTGTCGGAGGGGGTGCGGCAGCAGGTAGCCGTGGCAGGCCTAGCCGACCGCACGGAGTTCCTGCCCTTTGTGCCGCACCACGAGTCGGTGGGGTACCTGCTGCGCAGCACGGCCCTACTGATGGCCATTCCCGACGTGCCGAACAACCTAGGCATTTTGCCGGGCAAAATCTTTGAATACTTGGCGGCCCGCAAGCCCATCCTCTGCGTGGGCCCAGCCGGCTCCGACGCCGACGAGATTCTGCGCCAGTGCGGTGCGGGCCAAGCATTTCCTTACCTCGATTACACCGCCATGCTGGCCTACCTGGAAACACTGGTGGCGCAGTGGCAAACCAATTCTAATCTGGATTTGCCGGGCAACGCGCACACCCGCTATTCTCGCCGCGCCCTCACCGAGCAGCTGGTGAAGCTATTGTAA
- the pseB gene encoding UDP-N-acetylglucosamine 4,6-dehydratase (inverting): MALDLNHKSVLLTGGTGSFGKQFVRTVLEKFPQVRRLIVFSRDELKQYEMAQTFPTAQYPAMRYFIGDVRDAARLQRACEGVDIIVHAAALKQVPAAEYNPMECIKTNIFGAENVINAALDCGVKDVVALSTDKAAAPINLYGATKLCSDKLFVAANNMKGSRDLRFSVVRYGNVIGSRGSVVPFFLQQRHTGVLPITHPDMTRFNISLDEGVDLVLYALEHAWGGEIFVPKIPSYKITEVAEAIGPNCRQEIVGIRPGEKLHEEMITETDSLSTVELPKYYVILPFTPIWDVDKFIQHFHGQRVPVGFHYDSANNEEWLSAEQIREEIRQHVDASFEAV, from the coding sequence ATGGCCCTCGATCTTAATCATAAATCGGTGCTGCTGACAGGCGGTACCGGCTCGTTCGGCAAGCAATTCGTACGCACCGTACTGGAAAAATTCCCACAGGTGCGGCGTCTCATCGTCTTCTCGCGCGATGAGCTGAAGCAGTACGAAATGGCGCAAACCTTCCCTACCGCACAGTACCCGGCCATGCGCTATTTCATTGGCGATGTGCGCGATGCGGCGCGTTTGCAACGGGCCTGCGAGGGGGTAGATATCATTGTACACGCCGCCGCCCTTAAGCAGGTGCCGGCCGCCGAGTACAACCCCATGGAGTGCATCAAGACCAACATCTTCGGGGCTGAAAACGTGATAAACGCGGCCCTGGACTGCGGCGTGAAAGATGTGGTAGCCCTCAGTACCGACAAAGCCGCCGCGCCCATCAACCTCTACGGCGCCACCAAGTTGTGCTCCGACAAGCTGTTTGTAGCGGCCAACAACATGAAGGGCAGCCGGGATTTGCGCTTTTCGGTGGTGCGCTACGGCAACGTAATTGGCTCACGTGGGTCGGTGGTACCGTTCTTTTTGCAGCAGCGCCACACCGGCGTGCTGCCCATCACTCACCCCGACATGACGCGCTTCAATATCTCCCTCGACGAGGGCGTAGACCTGGTGCTGTACGCGCTGGAGCACGCTTGGGGCGGCGAGATTTTCGTACCCAAGATTCCTTCTTACAAGATTACGGAGGTGGCCGAGGCCATCGGTCCCAATTGCCGTCAGGAAATTGTGGGCATTCGGCCGGGCGAGAAGCTGCACGAGGAAATGATAACCGAAACCGACTCCCTGAGCACGGTGGAACTACCGAAATACTACGTTATTCTGCCCTTCACGCCCATCTGGGACGTCGATAAATTCATTCAGCACTTCCACGGCCAGCGCGTGCCCGTGGGCTTTCACTACGACTCGGCTAACAACGAAGAGTGGCTATCGGCGGAGCAGATTCGAGAGGAAATCCGCCAGCACGTGGATGCTAGTTTTGAAGCGGTTTAG
- the pseC gene encoding UDP-4-amino-4,6-dideoxy-N-acetyl-beta-L-altrosamine transaminase, producing MPTPPIPYGRQHITDDDIRAVTETLRSDYLTQGPKVAEFEQAFAEYIGVRYAVAVSNGTAALHLAALALGVQPGQRVITTPITFAASANCVRYCGGEVYFADIDPATALIDLAAVRRLLEAHPKGHFHGLIPVDFAGLAVNLEQARQLCDEFGLWLLEDAAHSPGGFFVDSQGREQRCGNGQFADLAIFSFHPVKHIAMGEGGLITTNDKALYDQLLLLRTHGITKDADLLEQNDGGWYYEMQTLGFNYRLPDMLATLGLSQLHRADAGLARRRALAAQYDAAFSQTAGVQTVAPGRTGHAYHLYIIEVEDRKGLYDYLRERQIFAQVHYIPVHLMPYYRALGWQPGDFPHAEAYYAHCLSLPMFPTLTDEQQQYVIDCVRTFVAG from the coding sequence ATGCCTACCCCTCCCATCCCCTACGGCCGCCAGCACATCACCGACGACGACATTCGGGCGGTGACGGAAACGCTGCGCTCCGACTACCTCACGCAGGGGCCGAAGGTGGCGGAGTTTGAGCAGGCTTTTGCTGAGTATATCGGAGTGCGCTACGCCGTGGCCGTCAGCAACGGTACGGCAGCCCTGCACCTGGCGGCGCTGGCGCTGGGCGTGCAGCCCGGCCAGCGCGTGATTACCACGCCCATTACGTTTGCCGCCTCAGCTAACTGTGTGCGCTACTGCGGGGGCGAAGTGTATTTTGCCGACATCGACCCGGCAACGGCGCTGATTGACCTTGCTGCCGTGCGTCGGCTACTCGAAGCCCACCCAAAAGGCCATTTTCACGGCTTGATTCCGGTGGATTTTGCGGGCCTGGCCGTGAATCTGGAGCAAGCACGCCAACTCTGCGACGAGTTTGGGCTGTGGCTGCTGGAGGATGCAGCGCACTCGCCGGGTGGGTTCTTCGTGGATAGCCAGGGTAGGGAACAGCGCTGCGGCAACGGCCAGTTTGCCGATCTGGCCATCTTCTCGTTTCACCCTGTCAAGCACATTGCCATGGGCGAGGGCGGCCTCATCACCACCAACGACAAGGCGCTCTACGACCAACTCTTGCTGTTGCGCACCCACGGCATCACCAAAGACGCCGACCTATTGGAGCAGAACGACGGCGGCTGGTACTACGAGATGCAGACGCTGGGTTTTAACTACCGCCTACCCGACATGCTGGCCACCTTAGGCCTCAGTCAGCTCCACCGCGCCGATGCTGGCCTGGCCCGCCGCCGGGCACTGGCCGCGCAGTACGATGCCGCATTCAGCCAGACAGCAGGCGTGCAAACGGTGGCGCCCGGCCGCACTGGCCACGCCTACCACCTGTATATTATTGAGGTAGAAGATCGTAAGGGCTTATACGACTACCTGCGCGAGCGGCAGATTTTTGCGCAAGTACACTACATTCCGGTGCATCTGATGCCCTACTACCGCGCCCTGGGCTGGCAGCCTGGCGACTTCCCCCACGCCGAGGCCTACTACGCGCACTGCCTCAGCCTGCCCATGTTCCCTACCCTCACCGACGAGCAGCAGCAGTATGTAATAGACTGCGTGCGAACCTTTGTAGCAGGGTAG
- a CDS encoding glycosyltransferase family protein produces MTLAPPNIGIISQARMTSTRLPGKVLLPVAGQPLLHYHVQRLRQSELPLYLATTTNWEDDRLADFAAAHNIPCTRGDEHDVLGRYHQCAQEHGLDVIVRVTSDCPLIDGPLLASCVREYVRLANPYLYLSNVLRRTYPRGFDFEIFSRQLLEEAYQRATLPSDREHVTPYIHQNRSGQVHFRHSSRVPDRSHYRLTVDTTEDFELVKTLIEQHSADQLDADALIQLLDEHPELVNINAHVEQKKV; encoded by the coding sequence ATGACTCTCGCACCTCCCAACATCGGTATCATCTCCCAGGCCCGCATGACCAGCACGCGCCTACCCGGCAAAGTGCTGCTCCCCGTTGCGGGGCAGCCGCTGCTACACTACCATGTGCAGCGCCTGCGCCAGAGCGAGCTACCGCTGTATCTGGCCACCACCACTAATTGGGAGGATGACCGGCTGGCGGATTTTGCGGCGGCCCACAACATACCCTGCACCCGCGGCGACGAGCACGACGTGCTGGGCCGCTACCACCAGTGCGCGCAGGAGCACGGCCTCGACGTGATTGTGCGCGTCACCTCCGATTGCCCCCTCATCGACGGGCCGCTACTGGCCTCGTGCGTGCGCGAGTACGTTCGCTTGGCCAATCCCTACCTCTACCTTTCCAACGTGCTGCGCCGCACCTATCCGCGGGGGTTCGATTTCGAAATCTTTTCGCGCCAATTATTGGAGGAGGCCTACCAACGCGCCACCCTACCCAGCGACCGGGAACACGTGACGCCCTACATTCACCAGAACCGCTCGGGGCAGGTGCACTTCCGCCACTCCAGCCGCGTACCCGACCGCAGCCACTACCGCCTCACCGTGGATACGACTGAGGATTTTGAGCTGGTAAAAACGCTAATTGAACAGCACAGCGCCGACCAGCTCGACGCAGATGCATTAATTCAGCTGCTGGATGAGCACCCCGAGCTGGTGAATATAAACGCGCACGTGGAGCAGAAGAAAGTGTAA
- the pseG gene encoding UDP-2,4-diacetamido-2,4,6-trideoxy-beta-L-altropyranose hydrolase produces the protein MNPRLLLRADGNPRIGLGHVMRLLALAEILRDRFKSVFVIQEPDAAVRDLLLTTCDEVMEMPPMPAGGEPAWLRQHALRPTDVLVLDGYDFELTYQQAVRPAVHRLVCLDDLHAFPSLADLVLNPAGGVTKADYELRQPGARLLAGPAYAPLRTAFRDAAALPPTTADTGTVLLCLGGADPTHQTQRAATRLLLLPTVRQVHVVVGSAYDQWESLQQWADDQPRLLLHRNLPAPALRDLMRQCGTAVCSPSTISYEYCAAGGGLLFLLPTATNQHDLDRYLRGAGLALPYLSVGNVLTSPEAERIAEQLREAQHQHFDGLAPQRLRQEFAALLLPTLPLRLRPVVASDSDQLLAWANEPAVRQYSFIPTPIERADHERWFANRLHDKDSLLLLAEDETTHEPAGLIRFMVDESTALLSYLLAATHRGRGLAAGLLVAGVRALQQQFPEVRRVEGQVLAANVASVRAFERAGFVQQTATNTSAENYTFIWHIS, from the coding sequence TTGAACCCTCGTCTGCTACTTCGTGCCGATGGCAATCCGCGCATTGGCCTGGGCCATGTGATGCGCTTACTGGCCTTAGCCGAAATCCTACGTGACCGGTTCAAGAGCGTATTTGTGATACAGGAGCCTGACGCGGCTGTGCGCGACCTGCTGCTGACCACATGCGACGAGGTAATGGAGATGCCCCCCATGCCCGCCGGCGGCGAACCGGCCTGGCTGCGCCAACATGCCCTGCGCCCCACCGATGTGCTGGTGCTTGATGGTTATGATTTCGAGCTGACTTACCAGCAGGCTGTGCGCCCGGCTGTGCACCGGCTGGTGTGCCTAGATGATCTGCACGCGTTTCCTTCCCTAGCCGACCTAGTGCTGAACCCGGCTGGAGGTGTCACCAAAGCTGATTACGAGCTGCGCCAGCCCGGCGCCCGTCTGCTGGCCGGCCCGGCCTACGCGCCGCTGCGCACTGCGTTTCGGGATGCCGCCGCCTTACCTCCCACAACGGCCGATACCGGCACGGTACTGCTTTGCCTAGGCGGCGCCGACCCTACTCACCAAACCCAGCGCGCCGCCACGCGACTGCTATTGTTACCCACCGTACGCCAGGTGCACGTGGTAGTGGGCAGCGCCTACGACCAGTGGGAAAGCCTGCAACAGTGGGCCGATGACCAACCCCGCCTGTTGCTGCACCGCAACCTGCCCGCCCCCGCACTGCGCGACCTGATGCGGCAGTGCGGCACGGCGGTTTGCTCGCCCAGCACCATCAGCTACGAGTATTGCGCAGCTGGCGGTGGCCTATTGTTTTTGCTGCCTACCGCCACTAATCAGCACGACCTCGACCGGTACCTGCGCGGCGCGGGTCTGGCCCTCCCTTACCTCAGCGTGGGCAACGTCCTCACCTCGCCCGAAGCCGAACGCATTGCCGAGCAGCTGCGCGAGGCCCAGCACCAGCACTTCGATGGTTTGGCCCCCCAACGGTTGCGACAGGAGTTTGCGGCCTTGCTGCTCCCTACCCTGCCGCTCCGCCTGCGCCCCGTAGTAGCCTCCGACTCCGACCAACTCCTGGCCTGGGCCAACGAGCCGGCCGTGCGGCAGTATTCCTTCATCCCTACCCCCATCGAGCGTGCCGACCATGAACGGTGGTTTGCCAACCGCCTCCACGACAAAGACTCGCTGCTGCTGCTGGCCGAGGACGAAACCACCCACGAGCCGGCCGGCCTGATCCGGTTTATGGTAGACGAGAGTACAGCGCTACTGAGCTATTTGCTGGCGGCAACGCACCGCGGCCGGGGGCTGGCGGCGGGGTTGCTGGTGGCCGGCGTGCGGGCCTTGCAGCAACAGTTTCCGGAGGTACGGCGGGTAGAAGGGCAGGTGCTGGCTGCCAATGTGGCCTCCGTGCGGGCGTTTGAGCGGGCGGGATTTGTACAGCAAACTGCTACGAATACTTCAGCTGAAAATTATACTTTTATCTGGCATATATCTTGA
- a CDS encoding DUF4328 domain-containing protein yields MLLWATAFLLAFFTLLSLLVPADAEDGLLDVVQGIVALVLLGLSIITAVYFIRWFRRAYANLKRAGRRIQHDDGWAAGAWFVPFLNLFRPYSIMKEVWDGTFQLAYAQQPSHPLLRWWWIIFVLTSTLGRVASSSSRHAETAQQLETAAMYDAVHTVFIIVFIALTIACIKRIAVAEDQLLLRQHVDAIGGPAPEPTSYYPDEETLAY; encoded by the coding sequence ATGTTACTGTGGGCTACTGCTTTTCTACTTGCTTTCTTCACGTTACTCAGCCTGCTGGTTCCGGCAGATGCGGAGGACGGCCTACTAGATGTAGTTCAAGGTATCGTGGCTCTCGTTCTACTGGGACTTTCAATTATAACAGCCGTTTATTTCATTCGCTGGTTTCGCAGAGCATATGCTAATTTAAAAAGGGCTGGGCGCCGCATACAACATGATGATGGGTGGGCTGCAGGGGCGTGGTTTGTTCCATTCCTAAATCTATTTCGCCCCTATTCTATAATGAAGGAAGTATGGGATGGCACCTTTCAGTTGGCTTACGCTCAACAACCGTCCCACCCACTACTACGCTGGTGGTGGATAATTTTTGTACTTACCAGCACTCTAGGACGAGTCGCCAGCTCCTCATCGCGTCACGCTGAAACTGCGCAACAGCTTGAGACAGCAGCTATGTATGATGCTGTTCACACCGTCTTTATCATCGTATTCATCGCACTTACGATTGCCTGCATCAAACGCATTGCGGTAGCCGAAGATCAGCTCCTGCTGCGCCAGCACGTAGACGCCATCGGCGGGCCGGCGCCTGAACCAACGAGCTACTACCCCGACGAGGAAACGCTGGCTTACTAA
- the pseI gene encoding pseudaminic acid synthase, protein MPTITLGGRAIGPDHPPFIIAELSGNHNQSLERGLAIVDAVAAAGAHAIKLQTYTADTMTLPGAYRIDDPNSLWYGRELHELYQEAYTPWDWHQPLFERAKQHGMLAFSSPFDESAVDFLETLDVPAYKIASFENIDWPLLRRVAATGKPVIMSTGASTLAEVAEAEQVLRAAGCRELVLLKCTSTYPATPLNTNLRTIPHLAQLFPASPIGLSDHTAGVGAAVAAVALGACVVEKHVTLRRADGGVDSAFSLEPEEVATLVTETERAWQALGQIQYGVQRAEEKSRLYKRSLYVAQDIAAGEVFTPDNLRVVRPGLGLPPRYYDQLLGKPARQNLAAGTALTWEML, encoded by the coding sequence ATGCCTACCATCACCCTCGGTGGCCGCGCCATCGGCCCCGACCACCCGCCGTTTATCATTGCCGAACTCAGCGGCAACCACAACCAGAGCCTGGAGCGCGGCCTGGCTATTGTAGACGCCGTGGCCGCGGCCGGCGCGCACGCCATCAAGCTGCAAACCTATACCGCCGATACCATGACGCTACCCGGCGCCTACCGCATCGACGACCCCAACTCCCTGTGGTACGGCCGCGAACTGCATGAGCTGTACCAGGAGGCATACACGCCCTGGGACTGGCACCAGCCGCTATTTGAGCGCGCTAAACAGCACGGCATGCTGGCGTTCAGCTCGCCGTTTGACGAGTCAGCCGTAGATTTTCTGGAAACGCTCGATGTGCCGGCCTACAAAATTGCTTCCTTCGAGAATATCGACTGGCCCTTACTGCGCCGCGTGGCGGCCACCGGCAAGCCCGTGATTATGAGCACCGGCGCCAGCACCCTGGCCGAAGTAGCCGAAGCCGAGCAGGTGCTCCGCGCCGCCGGCTGCCGGGAGCTAGTACTGCTGAAGTGCACCAGCACCTATCCCGCCACGCCCCTCAACACCAATCTGCGCACCATCCCGCACCTGGCGCAGCTGTTCCCGGCCTCGCCCATCGGCCTTTCTGACCATACGGCCGGGGTAGGCGCGGCCGTGGCGGCTGTAGCGCTAGGTGCCTGCGTAGTAGAAAAGCACGTGACCCTGCGCCGCGCCGATGGCGGGGTAGACTCCGCCTTTTCGCTGGAGCCGGAAGAGGTAGCCACGCTGGTGACGGAAACCGAGCGGGCCTGGCAGGCGCTGGGGCAAATACAATACGGCGTGCAACGCGCCGAGGAAAAATCACGCCTCTACAAACGCTCCCTCTACGTAGCCCAGGACATTGCCGCTGGCGAGGTCTTCACCCCCGATAACCTGCGCGTGGTGCGCCCCGGCCTAGGCCTACCCCCCCGTTACTACGACCAACTTTTGGGCAAGCCCGCCCGGCAAAACTTAGCCGCCGGCACCGCCCTCACGTGGGAGATGCTGTAA
- a CDS encoding DUF92 domain-containing protein, translating to MLLRLGIVLFLLGAGMLYSVRAGKLTPAAALVGGLLGALIYLGGGFGGLSMLAAFFVLGSAASGWQLAEKRRLGVAEENKGRRTAGQVVANAGVAALAGVGTWLFPTQATTLQLLLAGSFAAATADTLASELGNVYGRRYYNILTLRPDTRGLNGVVSLEGTLCGVAGSALIAGLYSLSFGWGKEFGWLVLAGTIGNLTDSVLGATLERQQRLSNNAVNFLNTLVGALVAGLCYWAAR from the coding sequence ATGCTCCTACGACTTGGTATCGTTTTGTTTCTGCTTGGCGCCGGGATGCTCTACAGTGTGCGGGCCGGCAAGCTGACGCCCGCCGCTGCCCTTGTGGGCGGATTGCTGGGTGCCCTCATCTACCTGGGCGGCGGATTCGGCGGGTTGAGCATGCTGGCGGCATTTTTTGTGCTGGGCTCTGCGGCTTCGGGCTGGCAGCTGGCGGAAAAGCGCCGGTTGGGAGTAGCAGAGGAAAACAAAGGCCGGCGCACAGCTGGCCAGGTGGTGGCCAATGCCGGCGTGGCCGCCCTGGCTGGGGTGGGCACTTGGCTGTTTCCTACCCAGGCCACCACATTGCAACTGCTGCTGGCCGGGAGCTTCGCCGCCGCCACCGCCGATACCCTGGCCTCGGAGCTGGGCAACGTCTACGGCCGGCGCTACTACAACATTCTCACACTCCGGCCCGATACCCGCGGCCTGAATGGCGTAGTGAGCCTGGAAGGGACCTTGTGCGGGGTAGCGGGTAGCGCCCTCATCGCGGGGTTATACAGCCTGAGCTTCGGTTGGGGAAAGGAGTTTGGCTGGCTGGTGCTGGCCGGCACCATCGGCAACCTCACCGATTCGGTACTGGGTGCTACTCTGGAGCGGCAGCAGCGCCTGAGCAACAACGCGGTCAATTTCCTCAACACACTGGTGGGCGCACTGGTAGCGGGGCTGTGCTACTGGGCAGCTAGGTGA